One part of the Strix aluco isolate bStrAlu1 chromosome 27, bStrAlu1.hap1, whole genome shotgun sequence genome encodes these proteins:
- the LOC141915890 gene encoding LOW QUALITY PROTEIN: lens fiber major intrinsic protein-like (The sequence of the model RefSeq protein was modified relative to this genomic sequence to represent the inferred CDS: inserted 3 bases in 3 codons; deleted 1 base in 1 codon), which translates to MRELRSSSFWRAVLAEFLGSLLYALLGLGASLRWSPGPPSVLGAALAFGLAQATLVQAXGHVSGGHINPAITLAFLLASQLSVARALGYLLAQLXGALAGAGVLYGVTPAXIRGTLGLSALHPGVGPGQGTVVELLLTAQFVLCVFASFDERHDGRPGSAALPVGLSLALGHIFGIHYTGAGMNPARSFAPAVITRNFANHWVYWAGPLLGAALGAVLYEFALCPRPRSLAERLAALKGEAPAAAAAATAEAPPEPPAEPLELKTQGL; encoded by the exons ATGCGGGAGCTGCGCTCGTCCTCCTTCTGGAGGGCTGTCCTGGCCGAGTTCCTGGGCAGCCTCCTCTAtgccctgctggggctgggggct tcCCTGCGCTGGTCCCCAGGCCCCCCCAGCGTCCTGGGGGCCGCCCTGGCCTTCGGGCTTGCCCAGGCCACCCTGGTGCAGG CTGGCCACGTCAGCGGGGGCCACATCAACCCGGCCATCACCCTGGCCTTCCTGCTGGCCTCGCAGCTCTCCGTCGCCCGCGCCCTGGGCTAcctcctggcccagc ctggcGCGCTGGCCGGGGCCGGCGTCCTCTACGGGGTGACACCGG CCATCCGCGGCACCCTCGGCCTCAGCGcg CTGCACCCCGGCGTGGGCCCGGGCCAGGGCACGGTGGTGGAGCTGCTCCTGACCGCCCAGTTCGTCCTCTGCGTCTTCGCCAGCTTCGACGAGCGGCACGACGGGCGCCCGGGCTCGGCCGCGCTGCCCGTCGGCTTGTCCCTCGCCCTCGGCCACATCTTCGGG ATCCACTACACGGGCGCCGGCATGAACCCCGCCCGCTCCTTCGCCCCCGCTGTCATCACCCGCAACTTCGCCAACCACTGG GTGTACTGGGCGGGCCCGCTGCTGGGCGCGGCGCTGGGCGCGGTGCTCTACGAGTTCGCGCTGTGCCCGCGGCCGCGCAGCCTGGCCGAGCGCTTGGCCGCGCTCAAGGGAgaggcccccgccgccgccgccgccgccaccgccgagGCGCCGCCCGAGCCGCCGGCGGAGCCGCTGGAGCTGAAGACGCAGGGCCTGtag
- the TIMELESS gene encoding protein timeless homolog gives MNCELLATCSALGYLEGDVYHREPDCLESVKDLIRYLRHEDETRDVRQQLGAAQILQSDLLPLLVQHPQDKLLFDAVVRLMVNLTQPALLCFGKVPPDAASRHHFLQVLSYLRAYKEAFASEKVFGVLSEKLYDLLQLDWEQRQEEDALLIERILLLVRNVLHVPADPTEEQGVDGDASVHDRVLWALHISGMDDLLKFLASAQGEQQWALHVLEIISLMFRDQSPEELAALGQGQAAAEHGEDTRELETLRQRELAERRARALQRPSRHSRFGGSYVLQGLKAIGDRDVVFHKGLHNLKSYSHDLGKERRRVPRRRQAAPEAEPPHRSARNVRLFLRGFCQDFLEGCYNRLMLLVKDQLVREKAQQHDETYYLWATTFFMAFNRRRGFRPELVSETVGVRAFHFIEQNLTTYYEMALMDKKEAVTWARRMHLALKAYQELLRTVQEMDRSPEQAVRDSSQVIKSNIFYLMEYRELFLALFRKFDETKQPRSFLRDLVETAHLFLRMLERFCQGRTGLVVQSKRVRRRKKPPAPAALAPQPPSAGELEELWAGLAPQLQACLQGEVPLPEDVVPFDAASETPVEEQRAEALLRIQGCLRDARVPQALRLLRSARDVWPEGDVFGPPEAGPPEETRLLREILLAPLPQHAPPEAEEPEEEEEEEEEEEEETMQVSEKEFNFLDYLKRFACAPVVRALVLLLRGYDRNSPRTNHCAARLLHRLARDLRMEALLFQLSLFALFHRLLNDPAAGAHQELVALAKFVLGKFFALVATNKKAFVELLFWKSPAAVREMTEGYGSLREEEGAGRSRVPPWTPQEEQELRELYWKYKEVEGEDVIAAILAQLRAPGRTRRQVVKQLVRLGLAGSARDFPRERKGTRIVLWTQEQEEELTRLFEEFQGSTDVLGNITKHLTARRSRARVVEKLLGLGLVSERKELYKKRRRKGHGPGPGAAATPAVPAQDSSAEDDGDSEEEEEDEVEEGPVEGAGQGLVHRLHQEGLAGPLCWLGSCLRRAAGDRQEDGVSHPVPLVPLSEENEDAMEDRRFQALLRQLGLRPPASEQESFWRIPAALTPQQLRRAAASITRCAPDPPGSPPGLREPPGVPQDPAAAEPPLPPGPGSDSESEEPVAVPVPSPVQPTGTKRRRELEAEAEGSPGVEPAPAAPRAPEDEDEDEDPQPLGRRKRVRRLEEEEEED, from the exons ATGAACTGCGAGCTGCTGGCCACCTGCAGTGCCCTGGGCTACCTGGAAGGGGACGTCTACCACCGGGAGCCCGACTGCCTGG aAAGCGTCAAGGACCTGATCCGGTACCTGCGCCACGAGGACGAGACCCGCGACGTCCGGCAGCAGCTGGGGGCAGCCCAGATCCTGCAGAGcgacctcctgcccctcctggtcCAGCACCCCCAGGACAAGCTGCTCTTCGATGCCGTCGTCAG GCTGATGGTGAACCTGACGCAGCCGGCTCTGCTCTGCTTCGGCAAAGTGCCGCCGGACGCCGCCTCCCGGCACCACTTTCTGCAGGTCCTGTCCTACCTCCGGGCCTACAAAGAG GCTTTCGCCAGTGAGAAAGTTTTTGGGGTGCTGAGCGAGAAGCTCTACGACCTGCTGCAGCTG GACTGGGAGCAGCGGCAGGAGGAGGACGCGCTGCTGATCGAGAGGATCTTGCTGCTGGTGCGCAACGTGCTGCACGTCCCTGCCGACCCCACCGAGGAGCAG GGCGTGGATGGCGACGCCAGCGTGCACGACCGGGTGCTGTGGGCGCTGCACATCAGCGGGATGGACGACCTGCTCAAGTTCCTGGCCAGCGCCCAGGGCGAGCAGCAATGGGCCCTGCACGTCCTGGAGATCATCTCCCTCATGTTCCGCGACCAG AGCCCGGAGGAGCTGGCggcgctggggcaggggcaggcggCCGCCGAGCACGGGGAGGACACGCGGGAGCTGGAGACCCTGCGGCAGCGGGAGCTGGCGGAGAGGAGGGCCCGAGCGCTGCAGCGCCCGTCCag GCACTCCCGCTTCGGGGGGTCCTACGTCCTGCAGGGCCTGAAGGCGATCGGGGACCGGGACGTCGTCTTCCACAAAGGGCTGCACAAC ctgaAGAGCTACAGCCACGACCTGGGCAAGGAGAGGCGGCGGGTGCCGCGGCGGCGCCAGGCCGCCCCCGAGGCCGAGCCCCCCCACCGCTCCGCCCGCAACGTCCGGCTCTTCCTGCGCGGCTTCTGCCAGGATTTCCTGGAGGGCTGCTACAACCGCCTGATGCTGCTGGTcaag GACCAGCTGGTGCGGGAGAAGGCTCAGCAGCACGACGAGACCTATTACCTGTGGGCCACCACCTTCTTCATGGCCTTCAACCGCCGCCGGGGCTTCCGCCCCGAGCTGGTGTCAGAGACGGTGGGTGTCCGCGCCTTCCACTTCATCGAGCAGAACCTCACCACCTACTACGAGATGGCGCTGATGGACAAGAAGGAGGCGGTGACCTGGGCCCGCAG gatGCACCTGGCGCTGAAGGCGTACCAGGAGCTGCTGCGGACGGTGCAGGAGATGGACCGGTCCCCCGAGCAGGCGGTGCGGGACAGCAGCCAGGTCATCAAGA GCAACATCTTCTACCTGATGGAGTACCGGGAGCTCTTCCTCGCTCTCTTCCGCAAGTTTGATGAGACCAAGCAGCCGCGCAGCTTCTTGCGGGACCTGGTGGAGACGGCCCACCTCTTCCTCCGCATGCTCGAGCGCTTTTGCCAGGGACGCACCGGCCTCGTGGTGCAG AGCAAGCGCGTGCGGAGGAGGAAGAAGCCGCCGGCACCGGCAGCTCTCGCCCCGCAGCCGCCCAGCGccggggagctggaggagctgtggGCAGGGTTGGCCCCGCAGCTCCAGGCCTGCCTGCAG GGCGAGGTGCCCCTCCCGGAGGACGTGGTGCCCTTTGACGCCGCCTCGGAGACGCCGGTGGAGGAGCAACGCGCGGAGGCGCTGCTGCGGATCCAGGGGTGCCTGCGGGACGCCCGGGTGCCCCAGGCCCTGCGGCTGCTCCGCTCCGCCAG GGACGTCTGGCCTGAAGGGGACGTGTTTGGACCCCCTGAGGCGGGGCCGCCCGAGGAGACCCGGCTGCTGCGGGAGATCCTCCTTGCTCCCCTGCCCC AGCACGCACCCCCCGAGGCCGAGGAGccggaggaagaggaagaggaggaggaggaagaggaggaagagaccaTGCAGGTGTCAGAGAAGGAGTTCAACTTCCTCGACTACCTGAAGCG GTTCGCCTGCGCCCCCGTGGTGCGGGCGCTCGTGCTGCTGCTGCGGGGGTACGACCGCAACAGCCCCCGCACCAACCACTGCGCCGCGCGCCTGCTGCACCGCCTGGCCCGCGACCTGCGCATGGAGGCCCTGCTCTTCCAGCTCTCCCTTTTCGCCCTCTTCCACCGCCTCCTCAACGACCCCGCTGCCGGCGCGCACCAG GAGCTGGTGGCGTTGGCCAAGTTCGTCCTGGGCAAGTTCTTTGCGCTGGTGGCCACCAACAAAAAGGCCTTCGTGGAGCTGCTCTTCTGGAAGAGCCCGGCGGCCGTCCGTGAGATGACCGAGGGCTACGGCTCCCTGCGGGAGGAAGAGGG ggctggcaggagccggGTGCCCCCCTGGACCccccaggaggagcaggagctgcggGAGCTCTACTGGAAGTACAAGGAGGTGGAAG GCGAGGACGTCATCGCCGCCATCCTGGCCCAGCTCCGGGCGCCGGGGCGGACGCGGAGGCAGGTGGTGAAGCAGCTGGTGCGGCTGGGGCTGGCCGGCAGCGCCAGGGACTTCCCGCGCGAGAG GAAGGGCACCCGCATCGTGCTGTGGActcaggagcaggaggaggagctgaCGCGGCTCTTCGAGGAGTTCCAAGGCTCGACag ACGTCCTGGGGAACATCACGAAGCACCTGACGGCGCGGCGGTCGCGGGCTCGTGTGGTGGAgaagctgctggggctggggctggtgtcGGAGCGCAAGGAGCTCTACAAGAAGCGCCGGAGGAAGGGCCACGGGCCCGGGCCG GGTGCGGCAGCCACCCCGGCAGTGCCGGCCCAGGACAGCTCGGCTGAGGATGACGGGgacagcgaggaggaggaggaggacgaagTGGAGGAAGGCCCCGTGgagggggctgggcagggcctgGTGCATCGTCTGCATCAGGAAG GCCTGGCCGGGcccctgtgctggctggggagctgcctgCGGAGAGCGGCCGGGGACCGCCAGGAGGACG GCGTCTCCCACCCGGTGCCGCTGGTGCCGCTCTCGGAGGAAAACGAGGACGCCATGGAGGATCGGCGCTTCCAGGCCCTGCTGCGGCAGCTGGGGCTGCGCCCCCCCGCCAGCGAGCAG GAATCCTTCTGGCGCATCCCGGCTGCCCTCACCCCGCAGCAGCTCCGCCGCGCAGCCGCCTCCATCACCCGCTGCGCCCCCGACCCCCCAGGGTCCCCACCGGGGCTGCGGGAGCCACCCGGGGTCCCCCAGGACCCCGCTGCAG cggagccgccgctgccgccggggccGGGATCAGACTCGGAGAG CGAGGAGCCTGTCGCCGTCCCCGTCCCCAGCCCGGTGCAGCCCACGGGCACCAAGAGGCGCCGGGAGCTCGAGGCCGAGGCCGAGGGGAGCCCAG GGGTGGAaccggcccccgcagccccccgcgcccccgaGGACGAGGATGAGGACGAGGACCCGCAGCCCCTGGGGAGACGGAAGCGCGTCCGAcgcctggaggaggaggaggaggaggattga
- the APOF gene encoding apolipoprotein F produces MPRALLFLPLLLLLLGLGGSTPSAVPPRPGADDGAAARALLAQLAEHVPPRAPPGRGFSCRDLRPDALPGFAQLPPPPRALARAAMALALSGAACGPQAEAEVLGLSRELGAPTAAALLRGLARLRDTPAPRALSLLLLSLARPGGSAPARLCAAPAWLRGPAAGTHPTAPGLPAAGLRALTPGSRLAHTWLPRCHRALRHQSRRRREDADACDPPGEREAHGVLEWVPGVSTFYNLGTSIYFAFQGCEAVASTRALEVAEDLGYAGLAALTAGAGGPVALGLQLGLQPGLKAGVRALIGYFTSDRDPLPAPTAHSGPVLLV; encoded by the coding sequence ATGCCTCgggctctgctcttcctccctctcctgctcctcctcctcggccTGGGGGGCAGCACCCCCTCCGCCGTCCCCCCCCGGCCGGGTGCTGACgacggggcggcggcgcgggcgctGTTGGCGCAGCTGGCGGAGCACGTCCCGCCACGGGCCCCGCCGGGGCGCGGGTTCTCGTGCCGGGACCTGCGCCCCGACGCCCTCCCCGGCTTCGCCCAGCTGCCACCGCCGCCCCGCGCCCTGGCCCGCGCCGCCATGGCCCTGGCGCTGAGCGGGGCCGCCTGCGGGCCCCAGGCCGAGGCCGAGGTGCTGGGGCTGTCACGGGAGCTGGGCGCCCCCACGGCCGCGGCGCTGCTGCGGGGGCTGGCGCGGCTGCGCGACACCCCGGCTCCCAGagccctctccctcctcctcctcagcctggCGCGGCcggggggctctgccccggcACGGCTCTGCGCGGCACCCGCGTGGCTCCGGGGCCCCGCGGCCGGCACCCACCCCACTGCACCCGGGCTGCCGGCCGCGGGGCTCCGGGCGCTCACGCCTGGCTCACGCCTGGCTCACACCTGGCTGCCCAGGTGCCACCGCGCCCTCCGGCACCAGTCCCGGCGCCGGCGGGAGGACGCGGACGCCTGCGACCCACCGGGGGAGCGGGAGGCCCACGGGGTGCTGGAGTGGGTGCCGGGCGTCAGCACCTTCTACAACCTGGGCACCAGCATCTACTTCGCCTTCCAGGGCTGCGAGGCCGTGGCCTCCACGCGGGCCCTGGAGGTCGCCGAGGACCTGGGCTACGCTGGCCTGGCCGCCCTGACCGCCGGCGCCGGTGGCCCGGtggccctggggctgcagctggggctgcagccggGGCTCAAGGCCGGGGTGCGGGCGCTCATCGGCTACTTCACCTCGGACAGGGACCCCCTGCCGGCCCCCACCGCCCACAGCGGCCCCGTCCTCCTCGTCTGA
- the STAT2 gene encoding signal transducer and activator of transcription 2, whose amino-acid sequence MAQWQEVQSLANAYLEQVHQLYAGAALPMAVRQCLAAWIEDQNWRRAAEPLSSHARMLFHSLLALLGERLGSPGLGDEDFMLKHNLRKARRDLQAEFEECPEKFANLVANLLQEERRILRLGQAGGQGGAAPAPSAPPESDREQQIQRRLAEFHVALQEAERAFRHLEDLQDAFDFCFKVHYVPGEDRTNDPQYAQQIQALQAKLQILDRQRREVLAQMQQLLGRSETLRDFLQQELAAWRERQQRACLGAPADTRLRPLETWFTELGQGLFQLLQLLRALGELRLKVTYERDPLKAETPLLEQRLRELLTYLLQSAFVVEQQPSMPNACKRPLVLRTAGKFQARARLLVRLHDRNHPMEAKIHIDRDPPKIKGFRKFNILTSSSKTLLAGDSPQEGLVCDFQYLTLKEQKDSRSGKGSKGAGEGPLVVTEELHLITFTLAYAYCGLQLELETSTLPFIIISNNNQFSSAWASILWFNMLSSNPKEQQFFSKPPPAPWPRLAEVLSWQFESVAERGLGRDHLLMLAEKLFGSKPSPETTLAWPKFSKDGASGFSFWAWLDGILGLLQEHLKQLWKDGLILGFVSRKQEKKLLKGKRTGTFLIRFSESVLGGVTCTWVEHPTSGPPAFRAVVPYTAAELASLALPDIIRDYQLLVEENIPENPLQFLYPDTPRDEAFGPYYSQRQDGNLTEQKKYLNRRLIRVSSRQANESWQTEEELVVATENLETLQLQPGDLGTQWPSGLAPLQPGSSGTVQVTSGNLGTLQPSSPGPVQVMATSPGTLHVTSGSLGTLQVVATSPGTLQSGVGDLEPQLVLQLVPVPEGQGTLQLGPGAVGAVGTLQVLPEGLGMLQHVGPEAQGTQHVGPGPVEPQLVLQLVPEGQGTLQLGPGGLGTLQPVAGAAGLRQQAGAGDVGLLQPVPGAAEPLLVPEGQGTGTGTLPPELRDLEPLPGSPDVQELLQSLVEGLEPGAGTLETLEAADLMPDILEDADGGLEGLGPGLPGSAALLDPRDPFLPQPEDAALPAVSSLFATDFPPLHIDANDFQ is encoded by the exons ATGGCGCAGTGGCAGGAGGTGCAGAGCTTGGCCAACGCCTACCTGGAGCAGGTGCACCAGCTGTACGCGGGCGCGGCGCTGCCCATGGCCGTGCGGCAGTGCCTGGCCGCCTGGATCGAGGACCAGAACTG GCGCCGGGCGGCCGAGCCGCTCTCCTCCCACGCCCGGATGCTCTTCCACTCCTTGCTGGCGCTGCTGGGCGAGCGCCTGGGCAGCCCGGGGCTGGGCGACGAGGACTTTATGCTGAAGCACAACCTGCGCAAGGCCCGCCGAGACCTCCAG gcCGAGTTCGAGGAGTGCCCGGAGAAGTTCGCCAACCTGGTGGCCAACCTGCTGCAGGAGGAGCGGCGGATCCTGCGcctggggcaggcgggggggcAG gggggggctgccccggcgCCCAGCGCACCCCCAGAGAGTGACCGGGAGCAGCAGATCCAGCGGCGCCTGGCCGAGTTCCACGTGGCCCTGCAG GAGGCCGAACGCGCCTTCCGGCACTTGGAGGACCTGCAGGACGCCTTCGACTTCTGCTTCAAGGTGCACTACGTGCCGG GCGAGGACAGGACCAACGACCCCCAGTACGCCCAGCAGATCCAAGCCCTCCAGGCCAAGCTGCAGATCCTGGACCGGCAGCGGCGG GAGGTGCTGGCGCAGATGCAGCAGCTTCTGGGGCGCAGCGAGACCCTGCGGGATttcctgcagcaggagctggcgGCCTGGCGGGAGCGGCAGCAACGCGCCTGCCTGGGGGCCCCCGCCGACACCCGCCTGCGCCCGCTGGAGACCTG GTTCACAGAGCTGGGCCAGGggctcttccagctgctgcagctgctgcggGCGCTGGGGGAGCTGCGGCTGAAGGTGACCTACGAGAGGGACCCGCTGAAGGCCGAGACCCCCCTCCTGGAGCAGCGGCTGCGGGAGCTGCTCACGTACCTGCTGCAGAG CGCCTTCGTGGTGGAGCAGCAGCCCAGCATGCCCAACGCCTGCAAGCGCCCGCTGGTGCTGCGCACGGCCGGCAAGTTCCAGGCGCGCGCCCGCCTGCTCGTCCGCCTCCACGACCGCAACCACCCCATGGAGGCCAAGATCCACATCGACAG GGACCCCCCCAAGATCAAAGG GTTTCGCAAGTTCAACATCCTGACGTCGAGCAGCAAAACCCTCCTGGCAGGGGACAGTCCCCAGGAGGGGCTGGTCTGCGACTTCCAATACCTC ACGCTGAAGGAGCAGAAGGACAGCAGGTCGGGCAAGGGCAGCAAAGGCGCCGGTGAG GGTCCCCTGGTCGTGACGGAGGAGCTGCACCTCATCACCTTCACGCTGGCGTATGCCTACTGcgggctgcagctggagctggag ACCTCCACGCTGCCCTTCATCATCATCTCCAACAACAACCAGTTCTCCAGCGCCTGGGCCTCCATCCTCTGGTTCAACATGCTCAGCAGCAACCCGAAG GAGCAGCAGTTCTTCTCCAAGCCGCCCCCCGCACCCTGGCCCCGGCTGGCCGAGGTGCTGAGCTGGCAGTTCGAGAGCGTGGCCGAGCGGGGCCTGGGCCGGGACCACCTGCTCATGCTGGCCGAGAAGCTCTTCG GCTCGAAGCCGTCTCCAGAGACCACCCTGGCCTGGCCCAAGTTCTCCAAG GACGGTGCCTCCGGCTTCTCCTTCTGGGCCTGGCTGGACGggatcctggggctgctccaggagCACCTCAAGCAGCTCTGGAAGGACGG GCTCATCCTGGGCTTCGTGAGCCGGAAGCAAGAGAAGAAGCTGCTGAAGGGGAAGCGGACGGGGACGTTCCTGATCCGCTTCAGCGAGAGCGTCCTGGGGGGGGTCACCTGCACCTGGGTGGAGCACCCCACGAGCG GGCCCCCCGCTTTCCGGGCAGTGGTTCCCTACACCGCGGCCGAGCTGGCGTCCCTGGCCCTGCCCGACATCATCCGCGACTACCAGCTGCTGGTGGAGGAGAACATCCCCGAGAACCCCCTCCAGTTCCTGTACCCCGACACCCCCCGCGACGAGGCCTTCGGGCCCTACTACAGCCAGCGCCAGGACG GGAACCTGACGGAGCAGAAGAAATACCTGAACCGGCGCCTCATCCGCGTGTCCTCCAG gcaggCAAATGAGTCGTGGCAGACCGAGGAGGAGTTGGTGGTTGCCACAGAAAACCTGGAGACGCTGCAGCTGCAGCCCGGTGACCTGGGGACACAGTGGCCCAGTGGCCTGGCACCGCTGCAGCCCGGGAGCTCAGGGACAGTGCAGGTCACGTCTGGGAACCTGGGGACACTGCAGCCCTCGAGCCCAGGGCCAGTGCAGGTGATGGCCACGAGCCCAGGGACGCTGCACGTCACCTCTGGGAGCCTGGGGACGCTGCAGGTGGTGGCCACAAGCCCGGGGACGCTGCAGTCGGGGGTTGGGGACCTGGAGCCGcagctggtgctgcagctggtCCCGGTCCCCGAGGGCCAGGGGACGCTGCAGCTGGGaccgggggctgtgggggctgtggggacgCTGCAGGTGCTGCCCgaggggctggggatgctgcagcacGTGGGACCCGAGGCCCAGGGGACGCAGCACGTGGGACCCGGGCCCGTGGAGCCGcagctggtgctgcagctggtCCCCGAGGGCCAGGGGACGCTGCAGCTGGGACCAGGGGGCTTGGGGACGCTGCAGCCGgtggccggggccgcggggctgcGGCAGCAAGCGGGAGCTGGGGACGTGGGGCTGCTGCAGCCGGTGCCAGGGGCTGCGGAGCCGCTGCTGGTCCCCGAGGGGCAGGGCACGGGGACGGGGACACTGCCACCGGAGCTGAGGGACCTGGAGCCGCTGCCTGGGAGCCCCGAcgtgcaggagctgctgcagtcGCTGGTGGAGGGGCTGGAGCCGGGCGCGGGGACGCTGGAGACGCTGGAGGCGGCGGATCTGATGCCCGACATACTGGAGGACGCGGacggggggctggaggggctgggccCCGGGCTGCCGG GCAGCGCCGCGCTCCTGGACCCCCGCGACCCCTTCCTGCCGCAGCCCGAGGACGCGGCCCTGCCCGCCGTCAGCTCCCTCTTCGCCACCGACTTCCCCCCGCTCCACATCGACGCCAATGACTTCCAGTGA
- the IL23A gene encoding interleukin-23 subunit alpha isoform X2: protein MAPLRRLCLCLCLPLLLPPSAAPAPAPTPRTDWAACGSLSRELSRLVATLKEPYRVLEETRLSEENPKNWPPRIRCSDACDPATLDTNNTRCLGRILQGLQHYRDLLGSDIFTDRPLPQLETTLARLLGLVQQEHGRPPRHSLAPSKAWAHPLLRRLALQRLQSFAAIMSRVFTHSASAR, encoded by the exons atggccccgctccgccgcctctgcctctgcctctgcctcccgctgctgctgccgccgtcCGCGGCCCCGGCGCCGGCCCCGACCCCCCGCACCGACTGGGCCGCCTGCGGGAGCCTCTCCCGGGAGCTGTCGCGGCTGGTGGCGACCCTGAAGGAGCCGTACCGGGTCCTG GAGGAGACGCGCCTGAGCGAGGAGAACCCCAAGAACTGGCCCCCCCGGATCCGCTGCAGCGACGCCTGCGACCCCGCCACGCTGGACACCAACAACACG CGCTGCCTGGGGCGgatcctccaggggctgcagcacTACCGGGACCTGCTGGGCTCCGACATCTTCACCGACCGGCCCCTGCCCCAGCTGGAGACCACCCTGGCCCGGCTGCTGGGCCTCGTCCAg CAGGAGCACGGCCGCCCCCCCCGGCACTCCCTGGCCCCCAGCAAGGCCTGGGCCCACCCGCTGCTGCGGCGCCTGGCGCTCCAGCGGCTCCAGTCCTTCGCCGCCATCATGAGCCGCGTCTTCACCCACAGCGCCAGCGCCCGCTga
- the IL23A gene encoding interleukin-23 subunit alpha isoform X1 — protein sequence MAPLRRLCLCLCLPLLLPPSAAPAPAPTPRTDWAACGSLSRELSRLVATLKEPYRVLVSAGSRPGGPGALRGIPAGAVPRGGGRPGEGGAAGPLLTPRCQEETRLSEENPKNWPPRIRCSDACDPATLDTNNTRCLGRILQGLQHYRDLLGSDIFTDRPLPQLETTLARLLGLVQQEHGRPPRHSLAPSKAWAHPLLRRLALQRLQSFAAIMSRVFTHSASAR from the exons atggccccgctccgccgcctctgcctctgcctctgcctcccgctgctgctgccgccgtcCGCGGCCCCGGCGCCGGCCCCGACCCCCCGCACCGACTGGGCCGCCTGCGGGAGCCTCTCCCGGGAGCTGTCGCGGCTGGTGGCGACCCTGAAGGAGCCGTACCGGGTCCTGGTGAGCGCGGGGTCTcggccgggggggcccggggctcTGCGGGGCATCCCGGCAGGAGCGGtgccccgggggggcgggcggccgggggaggggggggccgcggggccgctgcTGACCCCCCGCTGTCAGGAGGAGACGCGCCTGAGCGAGGAGAACCCCAAGAACTGGCCCCCCCGGATCCGCTGCAGCGACGCCTGCGACCCCGCCACGCTGGACACCAACAACACG CGCTGCCTGGGGCGgatcctccaggggctgcagcacTACCGGGACCTGCTGGGCTCCGACATCTTCACCGACCGGCCCCTGCCCCAGCTGGAGACCACCCTGGCCCGGCTGCTGGGCCTCGTCCAg CAGGAGCACGGCCGCCCCCCCCGGCACTCCCTGGCCCCCAGCAAGGCCTGGGCCCACCCGCTGCTGCGGCGCCTGGCGCTCCAGCGGCTCCAGTCCTTCGCCGCCATCATGAGCCGCGTCTTCACCCACAGCGCCAGCGCCCGCTga